In the Acetobacterium sp. KB-1 genome, AAACAGATCCCCCAGATTGTGGGCCATATCGGTGCTGACGATCAGGGTTTTTTTGCCTTCCTGTGACGATTTGAGGGCATGAGCAGCAGCCACACTGGTTTTGCCTACCCCACCTTTGCCGGTAAAAATTAGTATTCGTTTCATTTGCTCTCCTTCTACATTTTATAATTCACTTGTCGAATAGTTCGTTGTCCGAAGTATATCTTCTAAAAAATGCTGCCCGAGGGCAGCGGTCTTATTCAATCATGATCTTTCTGATTTTTGGCTTAGTTTGTTTTTCTGCGGTCTTACTGGCGTCTTGACTAAGGGTGTCCATAACCTTATCTACCATTTTGAAAACCAATTGAACTTCCTCACGGGTAAAGCTGTCCATTATCAGTTGTCCGTAACGGATCATCTCATTAAGAATATCCCGGATCGTTGCTCTACCAGCCTTGGTAAGTTTTATGGTGACTACCCGCTTGTCTTCTGAGCTTCTTTCGCGGACTAAAAAGTCCCGTTTTTCCATCCGGGCGACAATTCCGGTGGCCGTATTTAAAGGAACATTGAGGTAGTCGGCAATCTGGGTCATGTTCACATCATTTCGTCGATATAAGAGTAGTAGCACAAACACTTCATTTTTCGAACAATTAAAAATTTCATTTCCCCAGATATCCGAGGATAACAAGTATTTTATTTTGTCGATATATTCAAAAATCATTGCTTCAAGATTACCGTTAAAGCCATTGTCCATTTAATTTATCCTTTTTTTCTATTTGCAAAGTACTTCACTCTTCGAATTAATTTAATTCTACATCCGAAGTATTACGTTGTCAAGCCATTTTTTTCTTTTTTTGTTCTACTCAATCTTTACGGCGATCTGTCGATTTAATTTGTCAGCAATGCCAGAAAAGAGGACAGCGCTTCTGTTCTTTAAAGAGCCTTTAAAGATTACAGGTTATAATGCACTGAATACAAAAGGAGTACCCATGAAATTAGGAAAATTATTACTGATCACCACCATCACACTAACCACAATTATTGTGGGTGGCTATATTTATTCCCGTTATGTTGAACCAAGCCTCTTAATCGTTAATCGTGAAAAGCTTGAAAACAGCAAACTAGAGGCCCCCCTTAAACTTGTCTTTTTCGGCGATACACACCTGGGCGAATTTAATGACAATGATCAGCTTGATCGCATCGTTGCAAAAATAAACGCCGAAAACCCCGATCTCGTTATCTTTACCGGCGATCTGATTGGTTCTACTAAAAATTTCTCTGTCAATCCTGAAGAAATTTCCCTGGGTCTTTCAAAGATCAATGCCACCTATGGCAAGGTCGCTGTTATGGGAAATCATGAATACGCCTTAATCGATAACTACAATTATGAAGATCTGATGAACGCCGCTGGCTTTGAGGTACTGGTTAATGACTGGCTGGATATACCTGAACTCAACGTTCGTCTTCTTGGTCTGGATGATGTCTACCGGGGCAACCCGGATATAGACCTGACCGATGAAGTCCTTGAAAGCAGCTATAATATTCTCTTAACTCATGAGCCGGATATTGTGGATGAGATGACCATCGATGCCGTTCAACTGGTTTTAGCTGGGCATACCCATGGGGGGCAGATTACGCTTCCCTATTTAACCGAAATGATTTTGCCAGCCAACGGAAAAAAATATGTAAAGGGTCTTTTTGTTATTGGCAACCAGGGTCAAACCAGTCTGTTTGTTACCAAAGGCACCGGAATGACCAAACTACCCTTTCGATTTATGAACGTCCCGGAAATTGTCGCCATTGAGGTCAGTCCCTAGATTCCACCTAAACTTAATAATCTCAGCAGTTGTTCATTGTTCAGCTCAGTGATCCAGCCCTCACCGGAAGCCTTGATAATATCGCCAGCCAGCTGATTCTTTTCTTCAATCATAATATCAATCTTCTCTTCAATGGTACCGACGGTAATAAATTTATGCACCATCACATCACGAGTCTGACCAATTCTAAAAGCTCGATCGGAGGCCTGGTTTTCCACCGCCGGGTTCCACCAGCGGTCAAAATGGATAACATTATTGGCACCCGTCAAATTTAGACCAACCCCACCAGCTTTTAGCGACAGCACCATAAAGGGGATATAGGTTTCCCCATTAAAGGCTTCCACCAGTTCGGTTCGTTTAGCCACCGGGGTACCGCCGTGGAGCACCAGCCCGCGACGGTGAAAGATTTCTTCCAGAAACCGGGCCAAGGGCGCGGTCAGTTCTTTAAACTGGGTAAACACCAGCACCCGTTCCCGCTTTTCATAGATGGTTTCACAAATGCTTTCCAGCATTTCAAACTTTCCACTGTGATCCCGCTTATAAAGATCCTGACCCAGATACTGATCCGGGTGATTACAGATCTGCTTGAGTTTGATGATACTGGATAAAACCAGACCTTTGCGGGCAATCCCGTCGCATTCTGCCAGTTTCTTTGACAGCTCCGCAACCAGATTCTGGTAGAGCACCATCTGCTTTTTCGACAGCACCGGATATTCTTTGATTTCAATCTTATCCGGCAGATCCGAGATGATCGCAGCGTCGGTTTTTAGGCGGCGCAGAATAAAAGGATTGACCAGGTTTCGCAGTTTAGTATAGCCGGTAGGATCCTTTTTTAAGCCTTTTGTAAACCCGGTGAATTCTTTAGCACTTCCCAGCAGTCCACCATCGAGAAAATCAAAAAGCGACCATAAATCCAATAGGTGATTTTCAATCGGGGTTCCTGTCATGGCAATTCGGGTTTTGGCCTTGAGCGCCTTGATGGTTTTAGTTCGTTTGGTACCGGGATTTTTAATAGCCTGAGCCTCATCCAGAATAATCAGAGCCCAGTGGATTTCGCGCAGCGCTGTTACCCGTGCTGCCATGCCATAAGTGGTGATGGTTAAAAAAACAGGTGTTGCCAGAAATGCTTTTGGATCTTTGGCAACTGCCATCCCATGCAAGACCCTGACCGGCATTTCTGGGGCAAATTTCTTGATTTCCTTTTCCCAGTTCCCAATCAGAGATGCCGGCAAGATTAACAATACCCGATCCCCCTGATGACTGCGCAGGTGTTCTAACAGAGCAATGATCTGGATGGTTTTACCCAGCCCCATATCATCAGCCAGGCAGGCCCCCAGCCTCAAGTCGACCATGTATTTCAGCCAATCGTAACCGGTTTGCTGGTAGGGTCGTAGCGCTCCGCAGAAACCGGGTTCCGGTTTTTGCCCTTGCAAAATCTGAGGATTGCCCATGGTTGCCGTCACCCGGCGGAGCCAATCCCCGGTTGACACATGGACTTCCAAGTCGGTCGTCGGTATTCCCAGCAATTCTCCCGAACCGAGTTCCAAGCGCATGGCCTGGGCCAGAGTTAGCTCTTGCTGGTCAGCCAGTGATTCAGCTTTTGATAAGGCCTCTAATGCAGCTTGCAACTGTTTATGATTAATTTCCACCCATTTTCCTTTAATCAGGGCCAATCCCTGAGTTTCTGCCAAGAGCCCCTGAATCTCGGCCTTGGAAATAGCGGAATCTCCAAACATGAGGTTTGGCTTAAAAGACAAAATAGCATCCATCCCCACCATTGCCGGTTCTTTTTCCCCCACGGTCAGATTAAGCCTTAGCTGATTAGCTTTCTTGCGCCACCAGTTGGGAATCCGGCACATGATCCCGGCTTCTTCGTAAAGGGGGATTTCAGTTAAAAAAACCGTGGCATCTCGGGCACTTAGTTTTAGAGGTGAAAACAACGCCCCACTTTCCATCAGATCCGAAATAAACCGACTGACATCGGCCACCCGGCTAACGGTAGACAGCAGCTGAATCAGCTTTTCGGGTTGATTTTGATATTCCCGCAGGGCATTTTTCAGGGGCGTATGCACCGCTTTTTTGCCGTCCTCGGGTTTGGTGGAATAGGTGGCTAAAAAAGCAAAGGGGTACCGCTTCTCTTCACTATTCTCTACCAGATGAAAAAAGATTCGCCCAGCCACATTTATCCCCGCGTGATGCTCGGTTAAAAACGCTGCTACTGTACCCGGATAGCTCATAATTGCTTCACCGTAAACATCGGTGAGGCGCTCCCAAATGTTTCTAATCCATCCATCGTCAACATGAGCCATGCCATTTCCAAAGGGAATTATTTTGCGGATTTCTTCGATTTCATCTGCAGTCAAGCTGAGCTCGACATCTTCCCTGGATAACTCCAAATCCGGCTGTTTGGCAATCTTTTGAATAAATTTCTCGCTGATTTGATAAAGAAAAGCCATCGTCGGCGAAAGAAAATCCGGATCACTAACAAATCCAAAATAAAAAAGGGTCCGATCTTTATTCGCTCTGAATTGGGCTTGCCATGCCTGCTCAAACTGCCTTTTATCTTTAGTGAACCCTTTTTTTGCCACCGATTCATAATCTAAGATAAAGTCATCCTTGGTAAAGCTGGCAATTAATTCAATATAGTCTGTCATTGTCGTCTTCCTTTTAATTTTACACCAATCTCATGGTGCTTTTGAATTCTTATGATTATTTCTTTTGGGCGTG is a window encoding:
- a CDS encoding MarR family transcriptional regulator; its protein translation is MDNGFNGNLEAMIFEYIDKIKYLLSSDIWGNEIFNCSKNEVFVLLLLYRRNDVNMTQIADYLNVPLNTATGIVARMEKRDFLVRERSSEDKRVVTIKLTKAGRATIRDILNEMIRYGQLIMDSFTREEVQLVFKMVDKVMDTLSQDASKTAEKQTKPKIRKIMIE
- a CDS encoding metallophosphoesterase is translated as MKLGKLLLITTITLTTIIVGGYIYSRYVEPSLLIVNREKLENSKLEAPLKLVFFGDTHLGEFNDNDQLDRIVAKINAENPDLVIFTGDLIGSTKNFSVNPEEISLGLSKINATYGKVAVMGNHEYALIDNYNYEDLMNAAGFEVLVNDWLDIPELNVRLLGLDDVYRGNPDIDLTDEVLESSYNILLTHEPDIVDEMTIDAVQLVLAGHTHGGQITLPYLTEMILPANGKKYVKGLFVIGNQGQTSLFVTKGTGMTKLPFRFMNVPEIVAIEVSP
- a CDS encoding DEAD/DEAH box helicase; its protein translation is MTDYIELIASFTKDDFILDYESVAKKGFTKDKRQFEQAWQAQFRANKDRTLFYFGFVSDPDFLSPTMAFLYQISEKFIQKIAKQPDLELSREDVELSLTADEIEEIRKIIPFGNGMAHVDDGWIRNIWERLTDVYGEAIMSYPGTVAAFLTEHHAGINVAGRIFFHLVENSEEKRYPFAFLATYSTKPEDGKKAVHTPLKNALREYQNQPEKLIQLLSTVSRVADVSRFISDLMESGALFSPLKLSARDATVFLTEIPLYEEAGIMCRIPNWWRKKANQLRLNLTVGEKEPAMVGMDAILSFKPNLMFGDSAISKAEIQGLLAETQGLALIKGKWVEINHKQLQAALEALSKAESLADQQELTLAQAMRLELGSGELLGIPTTDLEVHVSTGDWLRRVTATMGNPQILQGQKPEPGFCGALRPYQQTGYDWLKYMVDLRLGACLADDMGLGKTIQIIALLEHLRSHQGDRVLLILPASLIGNWEKEIKKFAPEMPVRVLHGMAVAKDPKAFLATPVFLTITTYGMAARVTALREIHWALIILDEAQAIKNPGTKRTKTIKALKAKTRIAMTGTPIENHLLDLWSLFDFLDGGLLGSAKEFTGFTKGLKKDPTGYTKLRNLVNPFILRRLKTDAAIISDLPDKIEIKEYPVLSKKQMVLYQNLVAELSKKLAECDGIARKGLVLSSIIKLKQICNHPDQYLGQDLYKRDHSGKFEMLESICETIYEKRERVLVFTQFKELTAPLARFLEEIFHRRGLVLHGGTPVAKRTELVEAFNGETYIPFMVLSLKAGGVGLNLTGANNVIHFDRWWNPAVENQASDRAFRIGQTRDVMVHKFITVGTIEEKIDIMIEEKNQLAGDIIKASGEGWITELNNEQLLRLLSLGGI